A genome region from Proteus vulgaris includes the following:
- the panD gene encoding aspartate 1-decarboxylase produces MLRTMLQGKLHRVKVTQADLHYEGSCAIDQDFMDAAGILENEAIDIYNVDNGERFSTYAICAERGSRIISVNGAAARKAAVGDRLIICSYVQIPDSDARSHKPNIAYFEDNNEMKRIAKAVPVQVA; encoded by the coding sequence ATGCTACGCACAATGTTACAAGGCAAACTACATCGCGTAAAAGTCACACAAGCCGATCTTCACTATGAAGGCTCTTGCGCAATTGATCAGGATTTTATGGATGCCGCGGGCATTCTTGAAAATGAAGCCATTGATATTTATAACGTTGATAATGGCGAACGTTTTTCAACTTACGCCATTTGCGCAGAAAGAGGCTCGCGTATTATTTCGGTCAATGGTGCTGCCGCACGTAAAGCTGCGGTTGGTGATCGCTTAATTATTTGTTCTTATGTGCAGATCCCTGATAGTGATGCACGCAGTCATAAACCCAATATCGCCTATTTTGAAGACAATAATGAAATGAAGCGCATTGCCAAAGCCGTCCCCGTCCAAGTGGCTTAA
- the panC gene encoding pantoate--beta-alanine ligase: MLIIETTLILRREIKRLKQEGKRIALVPTMGNLHEGHLKLIEEARIHADVVITSIFVNPLQFDREADLANYPRTLQEDCELLRDKQVDIIFAPSAKEMYPHGMENQTTVDVPVLSSVLEGASRPGHFRGVTTVVSKLFNLVQPDVAMFGEKDFQQLQIIKKMVNDLCMDTSIIPVAIVRDKNGLALSSRNRLLSDNEKQQAPALYQTMQEIAEQLASGNHDINQLLQSAKNTLEQKGFRADECFICDADTLTPLNEESRRAVILMAAWLGNTRLIDNQQVNLV, encoded by the coding sequence ATGCTAATTATTGAAACTACGCTTATCTTACGCCGAGAAATCAAGCGGTTAAAGCAAGAAGGTAAACGCATTGCATTGGTTCCAACCATGGGTAATCTTCATGAAGGTCACCTGAAACTCATTGAAGAAGCCCGTATTCACGCAGATGTCGTGATCACATCTATATTTGTTAATCCACTTCAATTTGATAGAGAAGCCGATTTAGCAAACTATCCTCGTACTTTACAAGAAGATTGTGAGTTACTGCGTGATAAACAAGTCGATATTATCTTTGCGCCTTCAGCAAAAGAGATGTATCCGCACGGAATGGAAAATCAAACTACTGTTGATGTACCTGTATTATCTAGCGTATTAGAAGGGGCAAGTCGACCAGGTCATTTCCGTGGTGTCACAACCGTTGTCAGTAAACTTTTTAATCTTGTACAACCTGATGTTGCAATGTTTGGTGAAAAAGACTTCCAACAACTGCAAATCATCAAAAAGATGGTAAACGATTTATGTATGGATACGAGTATTATTCCTGTTGCTATCGTACGTGACAAAAATGGTTTAGCACTCAGTTCACGTAATCGCCTATTATCTGATAACGAAAAACAACAAGCGCCTGCACTTTATCAAACGATGCAAGAAATCGCAGAACAATTAGCATCAGGTAATCATGACATTAATCAGCTACTGCAAAGTGCCAAAAACACCTTAGAGCAGAAAGGTTTTCGTGCAGATGAGTGCTTTATTTGTGATGCAGATACCCTCACTCCATTAAATGAAGAGAGCCGTCGAGCAGTGATCCTAATGGCAGCATGGCTGGGTAATACTCGCTTAATTGATAACCAACAAGTTAACCTTGTTTAA
- the panB gene encoding 3-methyl-2-oxobutanoate hydroxymethyltransferase, producing MKPTTLSTLNRYKQEKKKFATLTAYDSSFARLFAQEGIQAMLIGDSLGMTLQGHNSTLPVTVEQIAYHTRCVRAGAPNAFLIADMPFMSYSTPEQACLNAGILMQAGANMVKIEGGRWLIPTVKMLAERAVPVCIHLGLTPQSVNVFGGYKVQGREHDEAEQLKQDAIALENAGAQLAVLECVPVTLAKAITDALTMPVIGIGAGNVTDGQILVMHDLLGLTPQAPKFSKDFLQEAGSLKGAVSLYVQHVEQGLFPEEKHSFN from the coding sequence ATGAAACCCACTACGCTTTCAACGCTGAATCGCTATAAGCAAGAAAAGAAAAAATTCGCCACACTTACCGCTTATGATTCAAGTTTTGCTCGCCTTTTTGCACAAGAAGGTATTCAAGCGATGTTGATTGGTGATTCCTTAGGAATGACACTACAAGGTCATAACAGCACGTTACCTGTTACGGTTGAACAAATTGCTTACCACACCCGTTGTGTCAGAGCGGGTGCGCCGAATGCTTTCTTAATTGCTGATATGCCTTTTATGTCTTATTCAACACCTGAACAAGCTTGCCTTAATGCCGGCATTCTGATGCAAGCAGGGGCTAATATGGTGAAGATTGAAGGAGGTCGCTGGCTAATTCCAACAGTAAAAATGCTGGCTGAGCGTGCGGTTCCTGTCTGTATCCATTTAGGATTAACACCACAATCTGTCAATGTTTTTGGCGGTTATAAAGTCCAAGGCAGAGAACATGATGAAGCCGAGCAGTTAAAGCAAGATGCTATCGCCCTTGAAAATGCAGGAGCACAATTGGCAGTATTAGAATGTGTTCCTGTTACTCTGGCTAAAGCGATTACAGACGCATTAACGATGCCTGTTATTGGTATCGGCGCAGGTAATGTCACTGATGGACAAATTCTTGTAATGCATGACTTATTGGGCTTAACACCTCAAGCGCCTAAGTTTTCAAAAGATTTTTTACAAGAAGCAGGCTCATTAAAAGGGGCTGTTAGCCTTTATGTTCAACACGTTGAACAAGGCTTGTTTCCCGAAGAAAAACATTCATTTAACTAA
- the folK gene encoding 2-amino-4-hydroxy-6-hydroxymethyldihydropteridine diphosphokinase — protein sequence MNKQKKRVYIILGSNLDSPENQVNSAIKAISEIPHTTLIAQSSWYRTRPMGPQDQPDYLNVAVAIDTTLTPEELLNNTQAIELAQGRVRKEGHRWGPRTLDLDIMLFGDDVIQTERLTVPHYGLKVREFMLYPLAELAPDLRFPDGELLADRLALVPENGMEKW from the coding sequence ATGAATAAGCAGAAAAAACGTGTTTATATCATTTTGGGAAGTAATTTGGATTCACCTGAAAATCAGGTGAATTCAGCGATTAAGGCAATCAGTGAGATCCCGCACACAACATTGATTGCACAATCATCTTGGTATCGTACTCGCCCAATGGGGCCGCAAGATCAGCCTGATTACCTTAATGTTGCTGTTGCGATTGATACAACATTAACACCAGAAGAGTTACTTAATAACACACAAGCGATTGAATTAGCACAAGGTCGTGTCAGAAAAGAAGGCCATCGTTGGGGGCCAAGAACGCTTGATCTTGATATTATGTTATTTGGTGATGATGTGATCCAAACTGAGCGATTAACCGTACCTCATTACGGACTTAAAGTACGCGAATTTATGCTTTATCCATTAGCTGAATTAGCCCCAGATCTTCGCTTTCCTGATGGCGAGTTATTAGCAGATAGATTGGCACTAGTGCCTGAAAATGGCATGGAAAAGTGGTAA
- the pcnB gene encoding polynucleotide adenylyltransferase PcnB: MFNRVAHFCRNLLGRQTTSSDTQPVASERPVTASDRPIQETQKPVRRRPAISADRPRKKKSNKEKANGSDLPMTVIPRDQHPISRKDISDNALKVLYRLNNSGFQAYLVGGGVRDLLLGKKPKDFDIATNATPEDVRRLFRNSRLVGRRFRLAHIMFGPEVIEVATFRGSHEDHEVSDNNQSQQAQSGMLLRDNIFGSIEEDAIRRDFTLNSLYYGVDDFAVRDYVGGLADLKAGIIRLIGDPETRYREDPVRMLRAIRFASKLDMQIAPETAAPISRLAPLLRNIPSARLFEESLKLLQTGQGYKTYKLMCRYQLIEPLFPLIASKMTEQHDTPMERMLDQVLKNTDYRINKEMRVNPAFLFAAMLWYPLIEHAEKLVQESGLSYYDSFSMAMNDILDEQCRTIAIPKRITTTMRDIWQLQQRLPKRQGRRANKLLEHPKFRAAFDLLELRANVQRNPDLEALANWWADFQASNNTQQRSMVSELGQAPVRRRPRPRKRPRHPSAKSASRQENTNE, translated from the coding sequence ATTTTTAATCGAGTAGCACATTTCTGCCGTAATCTGCTAGGGCGACAAACAACGTCATCAGACACACAACCGGTAGCAAGTGAAAGGCCAGTCACTGCATCTGACCGACCAATACAAGAAACACAGAAACCTGTGCGTCGGCGTCCTGCTATATCCGCAGACCGTCCCCGTAAAAAAAAGAGTAATAAAGAAAAGGCGAACGGGAGTGATTTGCCAATGACTGTGATCCCAAGAGATCAACACCCAATTTCACGTAAAGACATCAGTGATAATGCATTAAAAGTACTTTATCGCTTAAATAACTCTGGCTTTCAGGCTTATTTAGTTGGTGGTGGTGTCCGTGACTTATTATTGGGAAAAAAACCAAAAGATTTTGATATTGCCACTAATGCAACACCTGAAGATGTACGTCGATTATTCCGTAACAGCCGTTTAGTCGGTCGTCGTTTCCGTCTTGCTCATATTATGTTTGGTCCTGAAGTGATTGAAGTTGCGACTTTCCGCGGATCTCATGAAGATCATGAAGTTTCAGATAATAACCAATCTCAGCAAGCACAAAGTGGCATGTTACTGCGCGATAATATTTTTGGCTCAATTGAAGAAGATGCCATTCGTCGTGACTTTACATTAAACAGCCTCTATTACGGTGTTGATGATTTTGCTGTGCGTGACTACGTTGGTGGTTTAGCAGATCTAAAAGCGGGAATTATTCGCTTAATTGGCGATCCTGAAACGCGTTATCGCGAAGATCCCGTCAGAATGCTGAGAGCCATTCGTTTTGCCAGCAAATTAGATATGCAAATTGCGCCAGAAACTGCAGCGCCAATTAGCAGACTCGCCCCTTTATTGCGTAATATTCCATCAGCTCGTCTTTTTGAAGAGTCACTAAAACTATTACAAACAGGGCAAGGCTATAAAACTTACAAGTTAATGTGCCGTTATCAATTAATTGAGCCACTGTTTCCTCTGATTGCGTCAAAAATGACAGAGCAACATGATACGCCGATGGAGAGAATGCTAGATCAAGTTCTCAAAAATACGGACTACCGCATCAATAAAGAGATGCGAGTTAATCCCGCATTCTTATTTGCCGCGATGCTATGGTATCCATTAATTGAACATGCTGAAAAATTAGTCCAAGAAAGCGGTCTTTCTTACTATGACTCTTTCTCTATGGCGATGAATGATATTTTAGATGAGCAATGCCGTACTATTGCAATACCAAAACGCATTACCACAACAATGCGTGATATCTGGCAATTACAACAACGCTTACCTAAACGCCAAGGTCGTCGTGCGAATAAATTACTTGAACACCCTAAATTCCGTGCCGCGTTCGATTTACTGGAATTACGTGCCAATGTACAACGTAATCCCGATCTTGAAGCATTAGCAAATTGGTGGGCTGATTTCCAAGCATCTAACAATACGCAACAACGCTCAATGGTCTCTGAATTAGGTCAAGCACCTGTTCGCAGGCGTCCGCGTCCTCGTAAACGCCCTCGCCATCCAAGTGCTAAATCTGCATCTAGACAAGAGAACACCAATGAATAA
- the gluQRS gene encoding tRNA glutamyl-Q(34) synthetase GluQRS, with the protein MHEITDYIGRFAPSPTGQLHFGSLVTALGSYLQARAHNGRWLLRIDDIDPLREPPDAAFQIIRTLEHYGLFWDDEILYQSQRHDAYREILHTLWKEGVCYHCHCSRHRLHDLGGAYDNHCRHRHPLTNNVTPFDKKSAWRLIQQHPVYHFEDVIQGTYYSKNTSIVLEDMIIHRKNNLFAYNLVTVIDDNYQGVTEVVRGADLLDPTLRQISLHKQLNLPIPRYAHLPLAINHDGNKLSKQNHAHALPDTDPRPVIIDALQFLNQPIIAGWQDYSLASLLEIAIAKWSPSEILKQNHQQQGYE; encoded by the coding sequence ATGCACGAGATTACAGACTATATTGGGCGCTTTGCGCCATCACCAACAGGTCAACTTCATTTTGGCTCATTGGTTACTGCACTCGGCAGTTATCTTCAAGCTCGCGCTCACAATGGGCGTTGGCTTCTGCGCATCGATGATATCGATCCTCTTAGAGAACCTCCTGACGCTGCATTCCAAATTATTCGTACATTAGAACATTATGGTTTGTTCTGGGATGATGAGATCCTCTATCAATCGCAACGTCATGATGCTTACCGTGAAATTTTACACACACTTTGGAAAGAAGGTGTTTGCTACCACTGTCATTGTAGCCGTCATCGTTTACATGACCTAGGGGGCGCGTATGATAACCACTGCCGTCATCGTCATCCGCTTACAAATAATGTGACCCCCTTTGATAAAAAAAGTGCATGGCGATTGATCCAACAGCACCCTGTTTATCATTTTGAAGATGTCATTCAAGGTACATATTATTCAAAGAATACATCTATCGTGTTAGAAGATATGATTATTCACAGAAAAAATAACTTATTTGCGTATAATCTAGTAACGGTGATTGATGATAATTATCAGGGTGTAACCGAAGTTGTTAGAGGTGCCGATCTACTTGATCCCACATTGCGACAAATCAGTTTACATAAACAACTGAATTTACCTATTCCGCGTTATGCTCATTTACCTTTAGCAATAAATCATGACGGTAATAAATTATCAAAACAAAATCACGCACATGCGTTACCTGATACGGATCCAAGACCTGTCATTATCGATGCTTTACAGTTTCTAAATCAGCCTATTATTGCGGGTTGGCAAGATTATTCGTTAGCATCATTGTTAGAGATTGCGATAGCGAAGTGGTCACCTTCTGAGATTTTAAAACAAAATCATCAGCAACAAGGATATGAATAA
- the dksA gene encoding RNA polymerase-binding protein DksA: MQEGQKRKTSSMSILAIAGVEPYQEKAGEEYMNEAQLAHFKLILESWRNQLRDEVNRTVTHMQDEAANFPDPVDRAAQEEEFSLELRNRDRERKLIKKIEKTLKKVEDDDFGFCESCGVEIGIRRLEARPTADLCIDCKTLAEIREKQMAG; encoded by the coding sequence ATGCAAGAAGGGCAAAAGCGTAAAACATCGTCCATGAGCATTCTCGCTATTGCTGGCGTTGAGCCATATCAGGAAAAAGCGGGCGAAGAGTACATGAACGAAGCCCAATTAGCGCATTTTAAGCTAATACTTGAATCTTGGCGCAATCAGCTCAGGGATGAAGTCAACCGCACCGTTACTCATATGCAAGATGAGGCGGCAAACTTCCCAGATCCCGTTGACCGTGCTGCACAAGAAGAAGAGTTCAGTCTTGAGCTGCGTAACCGTGATCGTGAACGTAAACTCATTAAGAAAATCGAGAAAACACTGAAAAAAGTCGAAGATGATGACTTTGGTTTCTGTGAATCTTGCGGAGTAGAAATCGGCATTCGCCGTTTAGAAGCTCGTCCTACTGCCGACTTATGTATCGACTGTAAGACATTAGCTGAAATCCGTGAAAAACAAATGGCTGGCTAA